The sequence below is a genomic window from Sulfuracidifex metallicus DSM 6482 = JCM 9184.
AATAGTAACGCAAGCTACTTCTCCATCATTTTCTGCAGAAGTCTACTCTACAATCTACACTACTCTAAAGCAAGTATTTAACAAGGTCTCAGCCTCGTATACTTATATAGCCTCTTTTGATGGACTTTGGGGATTTGTATACGCTTCAGACGATGCCGATCCATCCTCTATGTCTAAAGCTGAAGTTGAGAACAGAATAAAATCTAGAATAAAAGGAGAGCTAAGATGGTACGACGTAGATACGCACACTGCCCTTTTCTCGTTGCCGAAAAATATAAGGAAATGTATAGAAAATAATACTAGAATATCAACAGAGGAAAACCCAATATATGTACCTGCATAAGTTTTAATTAAGGAGAAATATAGATTAATATGCCGGGATGCCCGAGCGGTTAAGGGGGTAGGCTCGAGACCATCCAGCGTGAAAGGCAAGCGACCTACTGCCTCTACGAGGCACACGGGTTCAAATCCCGTTCCCGGCGTTATCTTTTTATTTTTTGTAAAGCAGAGTTATGAGGAGCGGGGGTGCCCGAGTTAGGCCAAAGGGGATAGGTTCAGGCCCTATTGGCGAAGGCCTGCGTGGGTCCAAATCCCACCCCCCGCATTTCCTTTTACTGCAGTCCAGTTACCTAAGCGATTCTCTGCCTACTTTATTGTTTTTCCCACTAGTTTCAACTGGCCACATAATTTTATATGCACGATCCTTTCTTAGTTTCAGTATATTAAAAATAAGACAAATTTAAGCATTATTCATTCTGGAGTATTGAATATCTTCTAGATCTAATAGAATATAAATCTCAAATATAATATTATACTCTAGTTTAATTATGTTAAATGACATCATTTTATACTTAAATTTATTATATAAGCATTTCATTTCAGTCAAGATAGGTAAAAATAAGCTAACCAGTTCAAAACAAATAAAAGGAAATGCGGGGGGTGGGATTTGGACCCACGCAGGCCTTCGCCAGCGGATCACTTATGAGGCGCATCTTAAGTCCGCCCCCTTTGACCAGACTCGGGAACCCCCGCTTAATCTAAAATTGCCATATATTCCCTTAAATGCTTTTCCAAAAATCTTAATTGGGAGTTACCATCACCATATCAAGGGAAAAATTATGGTTAAACACTCCAAGGGTTACAGAACTAGAACGAGGAAACTTCTGAAGAAGAATATTAAGGAAAAGGGCTCGATACCACCACTTAGCAAAATAATGAGAAAATACTCTGAAGGGGAATATGTTTCTATAAAGATAAATCCATCATTTCATTACGGAATGCCTCATCGTAGGTATCATGGAAAGGTAGGAAAGGTAGTAGGAAAACGTGGAAGAGCATATGAAATAAAAGTTAATCTTGGTGATAAAGAAAAGCTTATTATAGTTAGGCCAGAACATTTAGAAAAATTCAAAGGAACCTCTTGAGGTGTAACTTTTTTGTCTTCAAGAGTAGTTGAGGAACATTATGTTCCATATTCTGTAGCCAAAAAGTTGCTCTCACAAGTAATGGAAAATTCTCAAGATACATCCAATTTACTTCAAAAGACTATGAATTATTTAATCCGTGTAGATAAATGTGAGGCAGAAGAAGCAGAAATTTTGATGCAAGAGCTATCTGATGTCGTTGAGCGTGAGGACATAAGGGCAATAATTTCGAGCATATGTCCTATTTCTATCGATGAAATGAGGAGTATATTAGCTATAGAAACCGGTAAGACTTATTCTACAGAGGAAGTTGAGAAAATAATAGAGTTAGTTAAGAAGCACTTAAAGAGTTGAGTTTTTACTTTTAAAATTCGCTTCTCTAATTGGGTACTTAAAATTGCAGAGAAGAAGACATTATAGGGAAGGTCCTAAGGACGATATAGTATATGTTCTCGATTACATGAGAGAAGGTAATCCTTTAGACAGACATAAGTTTCATTCTAACAAGCCTCTAATTCAAGCTGTGGGAAGAGATTTCTTTACCTTATGTGAGATTGTAGTCCAAGATACAAGTAAAGATATCCAATTAGAGCAGAGGATCGACCTTAAGGAGGAAACCGGTATTATGTTCGATGTTAATATAACTTATGAAGACCTTACATCAGTAGCTAGGGATTCCCTAAAGAGGGTTCTTTATACAATTCTAACTGAAAAAGAAAATGAAATAATAAAATTCTTTAATAATGCAGGTCCACTAACATTAAAATTACACTCTCTTGAGCTCATCCCTTCAATCGGTAAAAAGACGCTACGAATGCTATTAGAGGAACGGCGAAAGAAACCATTTGAGAATTATAAGGACCTAGAAAGTCGAACATCAATAAAAGATGTCAAAAACTTAATAGTT
It includes:
- a CDS encoding 50S ribosomal protein L21e encodes the protein MVKHSKGYRTRTRKLLKKNIKEKGSIPPLSKIMRKYSEGEYVSIKINPSFHYGMPHRRYHGKVGKVVGKRGRAYEIKVNLGDKEKLIIVRPEHLEKFKGTS
- a CDS encoding DNA-directed RNA polymerase subunit F, which encodes MSSRVVEEHYVPYSVAKKLLSQVMENSQDTSNLLQKTMNYLIRVDKCEAEEAEILMQELSDVVEREDIRAIISSICPISIDEMRSILAIETGKTYSTEEVEKIIELVKKHLKS
- a CDS encoding DUF655 domain-containing protein; translated protein: MQRRRHYREGPKDDIVYVLDYMREGNPLDRHKFHSNKPLIQAVGRDFFTLCEIVVQDTSKDIQLEQRIDLKEETGIMFDVNITYEDLTSVARDSLKRVLYTILTEKENEIIKFFNNAGPLTLKLHSLELIPSIGKKTLRMLLEERRKKPFENYKDLESRTSIKDVKNLIVERIINEMKGEEKYYLFVYPSALLSEENKRSPDQQVRYVGYLEKKVR